A window of Bradyrhizobium sp. AZCC 1610 contains these coding sequences:
- a CDS encoding Maf-like protein, which produces MLGRPKIVLASGSPRRLSLLNQAGIEPDALRPADVDETPKRGELPRACANRLARAKADAALKSVQLDDELRGSFILAADTVVAVGRRILPKANLVDEAAQCLRLLSGRNHRVYTAICLVTPKEAFRQRLIETRVRFKRLSEDDIQAYIGSGEWRGKAGGYAVQGIAGSFVVKMVGSYSNVVGLPLYESVTLLGGEGFPIRFGWLNAS; this is translated from the coding sequence ATGCTTGGCCGTCCCAAAATCGTTCTCGCTTCCGGTTCGCCGCGACGGCTCAGCCTGCTCAACCAGGCCGGCATCGAGCCCGATGCGCTGCGCCCGGCCGATGTCGACGAAACCCCGAAGCGGGGCGAGCTGCCGCGCGCCTGCGCCAATCGTCTGGCGCGGGCCAAGGCTGACGCCGCGCTGAAATCCGTCCAGCTCGACGACGAGCTGCGCGGCTCTTTCATCCTCGCCGCCGATACGGTGGTCGCGGTCGGCCGCCGTATCCTCCCGAAGGCCAATCTGGTCGACGAAGCCGCGCAGTGCCTGCGGCTGCTCTCGGGACGCAATCACCGCGTCTACACCGCGATCTGCCTGGTGACGCCGAAGGAGGCGTTCCGCCAGCGCCTTATCGAAACCCGCGTGCGCTTCAAGCGGCTCAGCGAGGACGACATCCAGGCCTATATCGGCTCCGGCGAATGGCGCGGCAAAGCCGGCGGCTACGCCGTGCAGGGCATCGCCGGATCGTTCGTGGTCAAGATGGTCGGCTCCTACAGCAACGTGGTCGGCCTGCCGCTCTACGAATCGGTCACGCTGTTGGGCGGCGAAGGTTTCCCGATCCGATTCGGGTGGTTGAATGCCAGCTAA
- a CDS encoding amidase family protein — protein MARRVADVRLGLRVLMGAHPRDPWSIDAPFEGPALARPVRVAVLPEPPGGGTDPKVAAVVRRAAQALTDAGYVVEEACPPRYDDAAGCWSRLIMGDFGSVLALLSPMMGAEAMTFLNNFNQDIPPLADAASWSQLMAERDGIARAWSTFMADRPLLLSPTWTQLPFEHGFDSATPAGSAATKELMRPVVPANLLGLPSACVPAGRDEATGLPIGVLITGQRLREDLCLEAAEAIEARLGIATPIDPVR, from the coding sequence ATGGCCCGCCGCGTGGCGGATGTGCGTCTCGGCCTGCGTGTCTTGATGGGCGCACATCCGCGCGATCCCTGGTCGATCGATGCTCCGTTCGAGGGGCCGGCATTGGCGCGGCCAGTTCGCGTGGCTGTGCTGCCGGAGCCGCCCGGCGGCGGCACCGATCCAAAGGTAGCGGCTGTGGTGCGGCGTGCCGCGCAGGCGCTGACTGATGCCGGTTATGTCGTGGAAGAAGCCTGCCCGCCGCGTTATGACGACGCGGCTGGCTGCTGGAGCCGCCTGATCATGGGCGATTTCGGCTCGGTGCTGGCGTTGTTGTCGCCGATGATGGGCGCTGAGGCGATGACCTTCCTGAACAACTTCAATCAGGACATACCGCCCTTGGCCGACGCGGCGTCATGGTCGCAATTGATGGCCGAACGCGACGGCATTGCGCGCGCATGGTCGACCTTCATGGCCGACCGGCCGTTGCTGCTGTCGCCGACCTGGACGCAATTGCCGTTCGAGCATGGCTTCGATTCGGCGACCCCGGCCGGATCGGCTGCGACCAAGGAGCTGATGCGCCCGGTGGTCCCGGCCAACCTGCTCGGGCTGCCGTCGGCGTGCGTGCCGGCCGGGCGTGACGAGGCGACGGGGTTGCCGATCGGTGTGCTGATCACCGGGCAGCGTTTGCGCGAAGATTTGTGCCTGGAAGCGGCCGAGGCCATCGAGGCCCGCCTGGGCATCGCGACGCCGATCGACCCGGTGCGCTGA
- a CDS encoding amidase, with the protein MSEIWQLPATELAQRIARRQLSSAEVVDAHLARIDAVNPALNAVVRVLTDEARAAAVLADQRLASGETVGPLHGVPFTVKENIDMAGLPTTWGVPALANAVAPVDAPVVERMRAAGAIPIARTNLPDMALRVHTDSSLHGLTRNPWHSGRTAGGSSGGEAAALASGMSPIGLGNDIGGSLRNPVNACGIASIRPSAGRVPDAGCVPTEDRLLAVQLMNVQGRWPAAWRMCVSACVS; encoded by the coding sequence ATGAGCGAGATCTGGCAACTCCCGGCCACTGAGCTGGCGCAGCGCATTGCACGCCGGCAACTGAGTTCGGCGGAGGTGGTGGATGCCCATCTGGCGCGTATCGATGCCGTGAACCCGGCGCTGAATGCCGTGGTGCGCGTGCTGACCGACGAGGCCCGCGCTGCTGCAGTCCTGGCCGACCAGAGGCTGGCGTCCGGCGAGACCGTTGGCCCGCTGCACGGCGTGCCTTTCACGGTGAAGGAAAACATCGACATGGCCGGCCTGCCCACAACCTGGGGCGTGCCCGCGCTGGCCAATGCGGTGGCCCCAGTGGATGCGCCAGTCGTCGAACGCATGCGCGCCGCCGGCGCCATACCGATCGCCCGCACCAATCTGCCTGACATGGCGCTGCGCGTGCACACCGACAGTTCGCTTCACGGCCTGACACGAAATCCCTGGCATTCCGGTCGTACCGCAGGCGGCTCGAGCGGCGGCGAGGCCGCGGCGCTGGCCAGCGGCATGAGCCCGATCGGCCTTGGCAACGACATCGGCGGCTCGCTGCGGAATCCGGTGAACGCCTGCGGCATTGCCTCCATCCGTCCATCCGCCGGCCGCGTGCCCGATGCGGGTTGTGTGCCGACCGAAGACCGGTTGCTGGCGGTGCAATTGATGAACGTGCAGGGCCGATGGCCCGCCGCGTGGCGGATGTGCGTCTCGGCCTGCGTGTCTTGA
- a CDS encoding arsenate-mycothiol transferase ArsC, translating to MDAPRARNPQAVLFACGLNSVRSPMAASLLQQMFPQALYVKSAGVKKGELDPFAVAVMAELGQDISGHKPTTFEELEDWEGLNFDLIITLSPEAHHKALELTRTMAADVEYWPTSDPTGAEGNREQKLAAYREVCDGLSMRIRRRFAKAGAASG from the coding sequence ATGGATGCGCCCCGCGCGCGCAATCCGCAGGCCGTGCTGTTCGCATGCGGCCTCAACAGCGTGCGTTCGCCGATGGCGGCAAGCCTGCTGCAGCAGATGTTCCCGCAGGCGCTCTACGTAAAATCCGCCGGCGTCAAGAAGGGCGAGCTCGATCCGTTCGCGGTCGCCGTGATGGCCGAACTCGGCCAGGATATTTCAGGCCACAAGCCCACGACGTTCGAGGAGCTCGAGGATTGGGAAGGGCTCAATTTCGACCTCATCATCACGCTGTCGCCGGAAGCCCATCACAAGGCGCTGGAGCTGACGCGCACCATGGCCGCCGATGTCGAATACTGGCCGACATCAGATCCGACCGGCGCCGAAGGCAATCGCGAGCAGAAGCTTGCCGCCTATCGCGAAGTCTGCGACGGGCTGTCGATGCGCATCCGCCGGCGGTTTGCCAAGGCCGGCGCGGCGAGCGGCTAG
- a CDS encoding UPF0262 family protein yields the protein MNKPPPDDDQHSRIVAVTLDEESIGRSGPDIEHERAIAIYDLIEQNLFAPEGAGEGPFTLHLAITGNRLMFDIRREDGAPVVAHLLSLTPFRRIVKDYFMICDSYYQAIRTATTDKIEAIDMGRRGIHDEGSRTLQERLKGKVRIDFETARRLFTLICVLHWKGQDA from the coding sequence ATGAACAAGCCGCCACCAGACGATGACCAGCACAGCCGCATCGTCGCGGTGACGCTCGACGAGGAATCGATCGGGCGGTCCGGGCCCGATATCGAGCATGAGCGCGCGATTGCGATCTACGATCTGATCGAGCAGAACCTGTTCGCGCCGGAAGGGGCGGGCGAGGGCCCGTTCACGCTGCACCTCGCCATCACTGGCAACCGGCTGATGTTCGACATCCGCCGCGAGGACGGCGCACCGGTGGTGGCGCATCTGTTGTCGCTGACGCCGTTCCGGCGGATCGTGAAGGACTATTTCATGATCTGCGACAGCTACTACCAGGCGATCCGCACCGCCACGACCGACAAGATCGAGGCGATCGACATGGGCCGCCGCGGCATCCATGACGAAGGCTCGCGCACGCTGCAGGAACGGCTGAAAGGCAAGGTGCGGATCGATTTCGAAACCGCGCGCCGCCTGTTCACGCTGATCTGCGTCCTGCACTGGAAGGGGCAGGACGCATGA
- the hisD gene encoding histidinol dehydrogenase produces the protein MPVRLDTSSADFDPRFKQFLAAKREVSADVERATRAIVDDVAARGDAALLEATKKFDRLELAASGLRVTAAEIDAAVGACDAATLDALKFARDRIELFHRRQLPRDERFTDALGVELGWRWSAVDAVGLYVPGGTAAYPSSVLMNAVPARVAGVPRLVMVVPSPDGKLNPLVLAAAHLGGVSEIYRVGGAQAVAALAYGTATIAPVAKIVGPGNAYVAAAKRQVFGKVGIDMIAGPSEVLVIADDTGNAGWIAADLLAQAEHDASAQSILITDSAGLAADVERAVESQLATLPRAEIARASWNDFGAIIMVGHLDQAVELANAIAAEHLEIMTADAEGLSAKVRNAGAIFLGPHTPEAIGDYVGGSNHVLPTARSARFSSGLGVLDFMKRTSILKCGPDQLRALGPAAMTLGKAEGLDAHSRSVGLRLNLP, from the coding sequence ATGCCCGTTCGCCTGGATACCAGCAGCGCCGATTTCGACCCACGCTTCAAGCAATTCCTCGCCGCCAAACGCGAGGTTTCGGCCGATGTCGAGCGCGCCACCCGCGCCATCGTCGATGACGTGGCCGCGCGCGGCGACGCGGCCCTGCTCGAGGCAACGAAGAAATTCGACCGGCTCGAGCTCGCGGCCTCCGGCCTGCGCGTGACCGCGGCCGAGATCGATGCCGCGGTGGGGGCTTGCGACGCCGCGACGCTCGACGCGCTGAAATTCGCCCGCGACCGGATCGAATTGTTCCACCGCCGCCAGTTGCCGAGGGACGAGCGCTTCACCGATGCGCTGGGCGTCGAACTCGGCTGGCGCTGGAGCGCGGTCGATGCGGTCGGCCTCTACGTGCCCGGCGGCACCGCCGCCTATCCGTCTTCCGTGCTGATGAATGCGGTGCCGGCCCGGGTTGCCGGCGTGCCGCGGCTGGTCATGGTGGTGCCGTCGCCCGACGGCAAGCTCAATCCGCTGGTGCTGGCGGCGGCACACCTTGGCGGCGTGTCCGAGATCTATCGCGTCGGCGGCGCGCAGGCGGTGGCGGCGCTGGCCTACGGCACGGCGACGATCGCGCCGGTCGCCAAGATCGTCGGTCCGGGCAATGCCTATGTCGCCGCCGCCAAGCGGCAGGTGTTCGGCAAGGTCGGCATCGACATGATCGCAGGCCCCTCGGAAGTGCTCGTCATTGCCGATGATACGGGAAACGCCGGCTGGATCGCCGCCGATCTGTTGGCGCAGGCCGAGCATGATGCGAGCGCGCAGTCGATCCTGATCACGGACAGCGCAGGCTTGGCCGCGGACGTCGAGCGTGCGGTGGAATCGCAACTGGCGACGCTGCCCCGCGCCGAGATCGCGCGGGCCTCGTGGAACGATTTCGGCGCCATCATCATGGTCGGCCACCTCGACCAGGCGGTGGAGCTTGCGAATGCGATCGCCGCCGAACATCTGGAAATCATGACCGCGGATGCGGAAGGCTTGTCAGCCAAGGTCCGCAACGCCGGCGCGATCTTTCTCGGGCCCCATACACCGGAGGCGATCGGCGATTACGTCGGCGGCTCCAATCATGTGCTGCCGACGGCGCGTTCGGCGCGGTTTTCGTCAGGGCTCGGCGTGCTAGACTTCATGAAGCGCACCTCGATTCTCAAATGCGGGCCGGACCAGTTGCGCGCGCTGGGGCCTGCCGCGATGACCTTGGGCAAGGCCGAGGGTTTAGACGCCCATTCACGCTCGGTCGGACTGCGCCTCAATTTGCCATGA
- a CDS encoding DUF2948 family protein: MPAPDPLKLIALDADDLAVISAHVQDARVQASDIVWRQDEKRLVVGIDRLDWEQTLSGGTEPRRSIAALRFDRVLACKSRNIDLAQPRAVLELVGIEFHPGEAPGGSALLLFSHGEALRLDVECLECELTDLGTEDLGTSDLAIAPLGPQG, encoded by the coding sequence ATGCCGGCGCCCGATCCACTCAAACTGATTGCGCTCGACGCCGACGATCTCGCCGTCATATCGGCCCACGTGCAGGACGCCCGCGTCCAGGCGTCCGACATCGTCTGGCGGCAGGATGAAAAGCGGCTGGTGGTCGGCATCGACCGGCTGGACTGGGAGCAGACGCTGTCCGGCGGAACCGAGCCGCGGCGTTCGATCGCGGCACTGCGCTTCGACCGCGTTTTGGCCTGCAAGTCGCGCAACATCGATCTGGCGCAGCCGAGAGCGGTGCTGGAACTGGTCGGGATCGAATTCCATCCCGGCGAGGCCCCGGGCGGCAGCGCGCTGCTGCTGTTCAGCCATGGCGAGGCGCTGCGGCTGGACGTCGAATGCCTGGAATGCGAGCTGACCGACCTCGGCACCGAGGACCTCGGCACCAGCGACCTCGCCATCGCCCCGCTGGGGCCGCAGGGGTGA